The following are encoded together in the Tepidiforma bonchosmolovskayae genome:
- a CDS encoding acyl-CoA thioesterase, protein MTRSRALDLLLQNLQLERLDRDLFLGQPGPGTGRLFGGHVAAQSVMAAGLTLEPGAGYIHSLHAYFLKGGTHDVPIRFVVDRIRDGRTFSTRHVVAYQGGEAIFDLSASFARPEDGVAHQDVMPAAPPPDGLPDWEEVRGEILEDAERRRRSQPIEIRVVDPDLPGERLPARRRIWMRPNGELPDDPLIHAAVLTYASDRTLLSTAARPHGLTWGRRMSASLDHAVWFHGPVTFNGWVLYASESPVARHARGLIFGSIWTPNGLRIASVAQEGLIRIPRDRTEDAVP, encoded by the coding sequence GTGACCCGTAGCCGCGCCCTCGACCTGCTCCTCCAGAACCTCCAGCTTGAACGGCTCGACCGGGACCTCTTCCTCGGCCAGCCCGGCCCCGGCACCGGCCGCCTCTTCGGCGGCCACGTCGCAGCGCAGTCGGTCATGGCCGCCGGCCTCACCCTCGAGCCCGGCGCCGGCTACATCCACTCCCTCCACGCCTACTTCCTCAAGGGCGGCACCCACGATGTCCCCATCCGCTTCGTCGTCGACCGAATCCGCGACGGGCGCACCTTCTCGACCCGTCACGTCGTCGCCTACCAGGGTGGCGAAGCCATCTTCGACCTGAGCGCGTCCTTCGCCCGGCCCGAAGACGGCGTCGCCCACCAGGACGTGATGCCCGCCGCTCCCCCGCCCGATGGCCTCCCCGATTGGGAGGAGGTCCGCGGCGAAATCCTTGAAGACGCCGAACGCCGCCGCCGCTCCCAGCCCATCGAAATCCGCGTCGTCGACCCCGACCTCCCCGGGGAGCGCCTGCCCGCCCGGCGCCGCATCTGGATGCGCCCCAACGGCGAACTCCCCGACGACCCCCTCATCCACGCCGCCGTGCTCACCTACGCCAGCGACCGCACCCTCCTCTCCACCGCCGCGCGGCCTCACGGCCTCACCTGGGGCCGCCGCATGTCCGCCAGCCTCGACCACGCCGTCTGGTTCCACGGCCCCGTCACCTTCAACGGCTGGGTCCTCTACGCCAGCGAAAGCCCCGTCGCCCGCCACGCGCGCGGGCTCATCTTCGGCTCGATCTGGACGCCGAACGGGCTGCGCATCGCCTCGGTCGCACAGGAGGGGCTCATCCGCATCCCCCGCGACCGCACCGAAGACGCCGTCCCCTAG
- a CDS encoding dihydrolipoamide acetyltransferase family protein, with translation MTIEVTMPQMGADMVEGTLVRWLKQVGDTVRRGDVIAEIETDKATVELEAFESGTILKLVANEGDIVPVGDVIAILGDPSEAAPEVERKPVPPPAKREIEPELKAAARAAEPAVATAPDGEGADERIRISPVARKIAREAGIDIRTLKGSGPDGRILRRDVEAAIAALAARPAAPAQAAAPAAARPATPAPAPARPAPAPAAAAPEAVELGKMRKAIAHRMTLSKQTQPHYYLTLDIDMTDALAFRSQLNAGLPEGQKVTINDLIVKACALALERHPKFNAAYSEEGLRMHERINICIGIALEEGLIAPAVLDCQAKSLGRIAQETKDLIERARAGKLTAAEYGEGTFTITNLGAYGVETLIGIINPPQAAILGVGSVMPKPVVRDGEIVVRQVMKVALSADHRVTDGVEGARFIKEIQAILEQPATLAL, from the coding sequence GTGACGATTGAAGTGACGATGCCCCAGATGGGCGCGGACATGGTCGAGGGGACGCTCGTCCGCTGGCTGAAGCAGGTGGGCGACACCGTGCGGCGTGGGGACGTCATCGCCGAGATCGAGACCGATAAGGCGACGGTGGAGCTCGAGGCATTCGAATCGGGGACGATTCTGAAGCTGGTGGCCAACGAGGGCGACATCGTGCCGGTGGGGGACGTCATCGCGATCCTCGGCGACCCCTCGGAAGCTGCGCCGGAGGTTGAGCGGAAGCCCGTGCCGCCGCCGGCGAAGCGGGAGATTGAGCCGGAACTGAAGGCCGCTGCCCGGGCGGCGGAACCGGCGGTCGCCACCGCTCCGGACGGGGAGGGAGCGGACGAGAGGATCCGGATCAGCCCGGTCGCGCGGAAGATCGCGCGCGAGGCCGGCATCGACATCCGGACCCTGAAGGGCTCGGGCCCGGACGGGCGGATCCTGCGCCGGGATGTCGAGGCCGCGATCGCGGCGCTGGCCGCAAGGCCGGCCGCCCCGGCCCAGGCTGCGGCACCCGCGGCGGCGCGTCCTGCGACACCCGCTCCTGCCCCGGCCCGGCCGGCTCCTGCGCCGGCGGCAGCAGCGCCGGAAGCGGTCGAGCTCGGGAAGATGCGCAAGGCGATCGCGCACCGGATGACGCTCTCGAAGCAGACGCAGCCGCACTACTACCTGACGCTCGACATCGACATGACGGACGCGCTGGCGTTCCGGTCGCAGCTGAATGCCGGGCTGCCCGAGGGGCAGAAGGTGACGATCAACGACCTGATCGTGAAGGCGTGCGCGCTGGCGCTGGAGCGGCACCCGAAGTTCAACGCGGCGTACTCGGAAGAGGGGCTGCGGATGCACGAGCGGATTAACATCTGCATCGGCATCGCGCTCGAGGAGGGGCTGATTGCACCGGCGGTGCTGGACTGCCAGGCGAAATCACTGGGGCGGATCGCCCAGGAGACCAAGGACCTCATCGAACGGGCGCGCGCCGGGAAGCTGACGGCGGCCGAGTACGGCGAGGGGACGTTCACGATCACGAACCTGGGCGCCTACGGCGTGGAGACGCTGATCGGCATCATCAACCCGCCGCAGGCCGCCATCCTGGGCGTCGGCTCGGTCATGCCGAAGCCGGTCGTGCGGGACGGGGAGATTGTCGTCCGGCAGGTAATGAAGGTGGCGCTCAGCGCCGACCACCGGGTGACCGACGGCGTCGAGGGGGCGCGGTTCATCAAGGAGATCCAGGCGATCCTGGAGCAGCCGGCGACGCTGGCGCTCTAG
- a CDS encoding alpha-ketoacid dehydrogenase subunit beta: MRMRDALREALREEMLRDERIFLLGEDIGLYGGSYAVTKGLLEEFGEERVRDTPIAESAIVGIGIGAAMGGMHPMVEIMTINFSFLALDQIVNNAAKLLHMSNGQINVPLVIRMASGGGSQLAATHSHSLEGLYAHFPGLKVVCPSTPADAKGLLKRAFRDENTVIFIEHTANYGLRGEVPDDPDFLVEFGVANVVREGTDVTIVGYSGSVHQAIRAAQLLEEQEEISAEVIDLRTLRPLDIDTVVASVKKTNRAVVVEDAWKFGGFGGELAAQIMERAFDWLDAPVARVACKDVPLPYNRNLEFYALPSEEDVVEAVLGMFKE, encoded by the coding sequence ATGCGGATGCGCGACGCGCTGCGGGAGGCGCTGCGCGAGGAGATGCTGCGCGACGAGCGGATCTTCCTGCTCGGCGAGGACATCGGCCTCTATGGCGGGTCGTACGCCGTGACCAAAGGGCTGCTGGAGGAGTTCGGCGAAGAGCGGGTGCGCGATACCCCCATCGCCGAATCGGCCATCGTCGGCATCGGCATCGGCGCGGCGATGGGCGGGATGCACCCGATGGTGGAGATTATGACCATCAACTTCAGCTTCCTCGCGCTGGATCAGATTGTGAACAACGCGGCGAAGCTGCTGCACATGTCGAACGGGCAGATCAACGTGCCGCTGGTCATCCGGATGGCGAGCGGCGGCGGTTCGCAGCTGGCGGCCACGCACAGCCACAGCCTCGAAGGGCTGTACGCGCACTTCCCCGGGCTGAAGGTGGTATGCCCATCGACGCCGGCGGACGCGAAGGGGCTGCTGAAGCGGGCGTTCCGCGACGAAAACACGGTGATTTTCATCGAGCACACGGCGAACTACGGCCTGCGCGGCGAAGTGCCGGACGACCCGGACTTCCTGGTCGAGTTCGGGGTGGCGAACGTGGTGCGCGAGGGCACGGACGTGACGATCGTGGGCTACAGCGGGAGCGTGCACCAGGCGATCCGGGCGGCGCAGCTGCTGGAAGAGCAGGAGGAGATCAGCGCCGAGGTGATCGACCTGCGAACGCTCCGGCCGCTGGACATCGACACCGTCGTTGCTTCGGTGAAGAAGACGAACCGCGCAGTGGTCGTGGAAGACGCGTGGAAGTTCGGCGGCTTCGGGGGCGAGCTGGCGGCGCAGATTATGGAGCGGGCCTTCGACTGGCTGGATGCGCCGGTGGCGCGGGTGGCCTGCAAGGATGTGCCGCTGCCCTACAATCGCAACCTCGAGTTCTACGCGCTGCCATCGGAGGAGGACGTGGTCGAGGCGGTCCTCGGGATGTTCAAGGAGTGA